A single genomic interval of Mangifera indica cultivar Alphonso chromosome 5, CATAS_Mindica_2.1, whole genome shotgun sequence harbors:
- the LOC123217456 gene encoding uncharacterized protein LOC123217456, translating to MVLPNPNPNKDEPEATNDFTETRSFSEDLDSTCSTPYVSAPSSPGRGPVTTGYFFSAPASPMHFVLSSASSASRRPSESSFLSTQSDFEFEFSSRFSSNGSVAAGSMSSADELFLNGQIRPMKLSSHLQRPQILAPLIDLGVEDEEMDDKEAEESVKRGRDLKLRSRSLHRKARSLSPLRRQEYQWHEEDINAERDISENIIKLQEYVERKESEAVSTETTPSCSASSSRSSSSGRNSKKWIFLKDLLYRSKSEGRGNGKEKFWSSFSFSPSKDRKLTSSSLILSKEMNPNPSHPPSSSVEMQKNQKPKQKRNEQVSIKKTVKGKLANGVAKRRVPPSPHELHYTANRAQAEELKKRTFLPYRQGLFGCLGFSSKGYGALNGLAKSLNPVSSR from the coding sequence ATGGTACTTCCCAACCCCAACCCTAACAAAGACGAACCGGAAGCCACCAATGACTTCACCGAAACGCGAAGTTTCAGTGAAGACTTGGACTCAACGTGCTCCACTCCCTACGTCAGCGCTCCTTCAAGTCCCGGCCGTGGACCCGTCACTACTGGCTACTTCTTCAGTGCACCGGCCAGTCCCATGCATTTTGTGCTATCTTCCGCTTCTTCAGCTTCGCGTCGTCCCTCTGAATCATCCTTCTTATCGACTCAGTCTGacttcgagtttgagttttcttcTCGGTTCTCGAGCAATGGTTCTGTAGCCGCTGGATCAATGAGCTCGGCTGATGAGCTGTTTTTGAACGGTCAGATTAGGCCGATGAAGCTTTCGTCTCACTTGCAGAGACCTCAGATCTTGGCTCCTCTTATAGATCTGGGCGTTGAAGACGAAGAAATGGATGATAAAGAGGCGGAAGAGTCGGTGAAAAGAGGGAGAGATCTTAAGCTTCGTAGTAGATCTCTCCACAGGAAGGCCAGATCTCTGTCGCCTTTAAGACGTCAAGAGTACCAGTGGCACGAAGAGGATATTAACGCTGAGAGAGATATTAGTGAAAACATCATAAAGTTGCAAGAGTATGTGGAGAGAAAAGAGAGTGAAGCTGTTTCAACTGAAACGACACCTTCATGTTCTGCTTCTTCCTCAAGGTCTTCATCTTCGGGTAGGAACTCGAAGAAATGGATATTTTTAAAGGACCTCTTGTATAGAAGCAAAAGTGAAGGAAGAGGAAATGGAAAGGAAAAGTTCTggtcttccttttctttctctccttcCAAAGACAGGAAACtcacttcttcttctttaattctttctaAAGAGATGAACCCTAATCCTTCTCATCCTCCTAGTAGTAGCGTTGAGATGCAAAAGAATCAAAAGCCGAAGCAGAAGCGAAATGAGCAAGTTTCCATTAAGAAAACGGTAAAAGGGAAACTAGCTAACGGGGTAGCCAAACGCAGAGTCCCACCGTCTCCACACGAGTTACATTACACGGCAAATAGAGCTCAGGCCGAGGAGCTGAAGAAGCGGACTTTCTTGCCGTACCGGCAAGGGCTGTTTGGTTGCTTAGGGTTTAGTTCGAAAGGATATGGTGCGCTCAATGGACTGGCCAAATCCCTGAATCCTGTCTCATCGAGGTAG